TTCCTTGCCTCTCTGTGCTATAGGATGTGATGTTACAGCAGTTGAGCCTTCTACAGGTATGAGAAGTCTTCTTTATGAATGTGCCTTCAGCCGTGGAATTGACTGGCTTAAGATTGACGAACGAAGATGGGAGGATATACCTGTTTTTGAGCTTAAAGGTTATGATCTTGTAATTGCATGTAACAGCCTCCACCTTACAGAGATTGGCTTCATCCGCGCTTTTGAGAAGATTTTCCGTGCAGGCCCAAGACATGTTTTTCTCATCACAGAATTAAGTGATAAGATTAAGGTTAAATGGCAATACAGAGATTACCGTATAGCCTTTGCAAGATTTTATGAAACAGATAGCTCCTTTGCCTATCACAATCTCGATGAATGTCTTGAACACTGGACTCTCAAAAAGGGCAGACCCCTCAGTCAGGAAGAATTTGAAGAAATAACCTCAAAACTTGTTTATGAAAAAGAGCACTTGTGGCTTAAGGATAAAGCAATAGTTGGAATGTACTGGTGGAGGAAGGAAGTGGGATGCAAAGATTGATTTATGCTGGAAAATTAAGATTTCTGTTTACAGTTAGCAGAATTTTGTATAATATATAATATCGGCGGTGTAGCTCAGCTGGTCAGAGC
The DNA window shown above is from Thermodesulfovibrionales bacterium and carries:
- a CDS encoding methyltransferase domain-containing protein — translated: MTGITCKRVATVKFWDSYAKWYKLWIEHNDYHDSIIKTLAMMVEPGWKVLDIGAGNGILSLPLCAIGCDVTAVEPSTGMRSLLYECAFSRGIDWLKIDERRWEDIPVFELKGYDLVIACNSLHLTEIGFIRAFEKIFRAGPRHVFLITELSDKIKVKWQYRDYRIAFARFYETDSSFAYHNLDECLEHWTLKKGRPLSQEEFEEITSKLVYEKEHLWLKDKAIVGMYWWRKEVGCKD